Proteins encoded together in one Oncorhynchus gorbuscha isolate QuinsamMale2020 ecotype Even-year unplaced genomic scaffold, OgorEven_v1.0 Un_scaffold_2594, whole genome shotgun sequence window:
- the LOC124026106 gene encoding testican-3-like — translation MPHENTCKPCPVAAASPVCGTDKHNYASQCKLEQQGCLTGKDLSVKCQGMCPCATAATPITETEDKHGKYTHTNSHAHTHSHTLIHTK, via the exons ATGCCTCATGAGAACACCTGTAAGCCCTGCCCTGTGGCCGCTGCCTCCCCTGTGTGTGGTACGGATAAACACAACTACGCCTCTCAG tgtaAGTTGGAGCAGCAGGGCTGTCTAACAGGGAAGGATCTGAGTGTGAAATGCCAGGGCATGTGCCCCTGTGCCACCGCTGCCACCCCcatcacagagacagaggacaaacacggcaagtacacacacacaaactcacatgcacacacacactcacacacactcatacacacaaagTAG